A portion of the Stigmatella aurantiaca DW4/3-1 genome contains these proteins:
- a CDS encoding acyl-CoA thioesterase encodes MRFEESVLTLRVRPNDLDSLGHVNNATALEYLEAGRWAWMERNALRKVAQVVALTLRIEVDYRKEISPQEVVVHTRLEFPHEEELRDPEELHYRVRFHQQILIDAGTRLAVEARVQAAFVHAQSRSLCSLQEFLEASRVSPP; translated from the coding sequence GTGCGCTTCGAAGAGTCCGTGCTGACGTTGCGTGTCCGGCCCAATGATCTGGACAGCCTCGGCCATGTGAACAACGCCACCGCCCTGGAGTACCTGGAGGCGGGCCGCTGGGCATGGATGGAGCGCAACGCGCTGCGCAAGGTGGCGCAGGTGGTGGCGCTGACCCTGCGGATCGAGGTGGACTACCGCAAGGAGATCTCCCCGCAGGAGGTGGTGGTCCACACCCGCTTGGAGTTCCCCCACGAAGAAGAGCTGCGCGACCCGGAGGAGCTTCACTACCGGGTCCGCTTCCACCAGCAGATCCTCATCGACGCCGGCACACGGCTGGCGGTGGAGGCCCGCGTGCAAGCGGCCTTCGTCCACGCGCAGAGCCGCTCCCTGTGCTCGCTCCAGGAGTTCCTGGAGGCGTCACGTGTCAGTCCCCCCTGA
- a CDS encoding sensor histidine kinase, whose translation MGQRDQGVEDRARQPPGLVLIPRQGAPRLLGRLLLEHLELEALPPFIESASDLMAAAGFQPRPGVANCWEREGRELGVAEEVLEDGTRWIATWLVGEKAPEVTHERVRYLSLASHDLRGALANIRSYAALLLNGRIALEPKVHRGMETILRNADRALAFSQDFFDASRADLNALAFEQEPQALEPLLATAVERHQPAARVAGVTLELEAPLALPLVNIDGGRIQHAVEAFVLNQLGRAQAGERILVRAVPGHSGIRIEVQREGKPLSEEEAEQVFQREERAFREKKLEDALRVHLALQEVEVHGGRVGVETGPGSTTLFLSLPGTLSRELAGTAALHS comes from the coding sequence ATGGGTCAGAGGGACCAAGGAGTGGAAGATAGGGCGCGGCAACCCCCTGGGCTCGTGCTGATTCCACGCCAAGGCGCCCCTCGGCTGCTGGGCCGGCTGCTGCTGGAGCACCTGGAGCTGGAGGCCCTTCCGCCCTTCATCGAATCGGCGAGCGATTTGATGGCGGCGGCCGGTTTCCAGCCCCGTCCGGGCGTGGCGAACTGCTGGGAGCGGGAGGGGCGAGAGCTCGGGGTGGCCGAAGAGGTGCTGGAGGACGGGACGCGGTGGATCGCCACCTGGCTCGTCGGGGAGAAGGCTCCAGAGGTGACGCACGAGCGGGTGCGCTACCTGTCCTTGGCCTCGCACGATTTGCGAGGCGCATTGGCCAACATCCGCTCCTACGCGGCCCTGCTCCTCAACGGCCGCATTGCCCTGGAGCCCAAAGTCCACCGGGGCATGGAGACCATCCTGCGCAACGCGGATCGGGCCCTGGCCTTCTCCCAGGACTTCTTCGACGCCAGCCGGGCGGATCTGAACGCGTTGGCCTTCGAGCAAGAGCCGCAAGCGCTCGAACCCTTGCTTGCCACCGCGGTCGAGCGGCACCAGCCGGCGGCCCGGGTGGCCGGGGTGACGCTGGAGTTGGAGGCGCCCCTGGCCTTGCCCCTGGTGAACATCGACGGGGGGCGCATCCAGCACGCCGTGGAGGCCTTCGTGCTGAATCAGCTGGGCCGGGCCCAGGCCGGGGAGCGGATCCTCGTGCGGGCCGTGCCCGGACACTCGGGGATCCGCATCGAGGTGCAGCGCGAGGGCAAGCCCCTGTCCGAGGAAGAGGCGGAGCAGGTGTTCCAGCGGGAGGAGCGCGCCTTCCGGGAGAAAAAGCTGGAGGACGCACTGCGCGTCCACCTGGCCCTCCAGGAGGTCGAGGTCCACGGCGGCCGTGTGGGGGTGGAGACCGGCCCGGGCAGCACCACGCTGTTCCTCTCGCTCCCGGGCACGCTTTCCCGGGAACTCGCCGGCACAGCGGCCTTGCATTCTTGA
- a CDS encoding FAD-binding oxidoreductase, producing the protein MTLPSEKTFPRVEPERLERAWAALSEKLSSGQLRRDEQTRERYSRDESDSGVYPPDIIAFPENTAQVSALFKTCQALGVPFTPCGARSGKSGGALALRGGVMVSLERMNRIRSLSVEDLTAVVEPGVITGDLMRAAEAVGLFYPPDPNSWEFCTLGGNIAENAGGPRALKYGVTRDYVLGLEWVLPDGEVLRVGRRTLKGVAGYDLVGLFVGSEGTLGVATEITLQLIPRPRQVMTALVIFDSVVAAARALTAVLASGLLPRTLELMDDVALRAVAGRGFAFPPGAGSAVILEVDGSTEEGLLAELAQAGEICARLGATETLVAQNEDQREKLWAARRLVSPGLRALKPHKISEDIAVPRSRIPDLIEQLKALGARMGLLVATYGHAGDGNLHANILYEGPHQRPLVEEAIQQMLKLTVEMGGTITGEHGVGHAKRDYLAFEQPAPVIALQRRLKTFFDPSGLLNPEKMFPGPDCF; encoded by the coding sequence GTGACCCTGCCGTCCGAGAAGACCTTCCCCCGTGTGGAGCCCGAGCGCCTGGAGCGCGCCTGGGCCGCGCTGAGCGAGAAGCTCTCCTCGGGCCAGCTTCGCCGGGACGAGCAGACGCGCGAGCGGTATTCCCGAGACGAGTCCGACAGCGGCGTCTACCCGCCCGACATCATCGCCTTCCCCGAAAACACCGCGCAGGTGTCGGCCCTCTTCAAGACGTGCCAGGCCCTCGGGGTGCCCTTCACCCCCTGTGGGGCGCGCAGCGGCAAGAGCGGCGGGGCGCTCGCGTTGAGGGGCGGGGTGATGGTCAGCCTGGAGCGGATGAACCGCATCCGCTCCCTGTCCGTGGAGGACCTCACCGCCGTCGTGGAGCCAGGCGTCATCACCGGCGACCTGATGCGGGCCGCGGAGGCCGTGGGGCTCTTCTACCCGCCGGACCCGAACTCCTGGGAATTCTGCACGTTGGGCGGCAACATCGCGGAGAACGCGGGGGGGCCCCGGGCACTCAAGTATGGGGTGACCCGCGACTACGTCCTGGGCCTGGAGTGGGTCCTTCCGGACGGCGAGGTGCTCCGGGTCGGCCGGCGCACCCTCAAGGGGGTGGCCGGGTATGATCTCGTGGGCCTCTTCGTGGGCTCCGAGGGGACGCTGGGTGTGGCCACGGAGATCACCCTCCAACTCATCCCCCGGCCCCGGCAGGTGATGACCGCCTTGGTCATCTTTGACTCGGTGGTGGCCGCGGCCCGCGCCCTCACGGCGGTGCTGGCCTCGGGGCTGCTGCCTCGGACCCTGGAGCTCATGGACGACGTGGCCCTCCGGGCCGTGGCGGGACGGGGGTTTGCGTTTCCGCCCGGCGCCGGATCGGCCGTCATCCTGGAGGTAGACGGAAGTACGGAAGAGGGCTTGCTCGCCGAGCTGGCCCAGGCCGGGGAGATCTGCGCGCGCCTGGGGGCCACCGAGACCCTGGTGGCCCAAAACGAGGACCAGCGGGAGAAGCTCTGGGCCGCCCGCCGCCTGGTCTCCCCGGGCCTGCGCGCCCTTAAACCCCACAAAATCTCAGAGGATATTGCCGTCCCCCGCTCGCGGATTCCCGACCTCATCGAACAACTCAAGGCCCTGGGGGCTCGGATGGGACTCCTGGTGGCCACATATGGTCATGCCGGGGACGGCAACCTGCACGCCAACATCCTCTACGAGGGGCCCCACCAGCGGCCGCTGGTCGAGGAGGCCATCCAACAGATGTTGAAGCTCACGGTGGAGATGGGCGGCACCATCACCGGCGAGCACGGCGTAGGTCACGCCAAACGGGACTACCTTGCTTTCGAGCAACCCGCGCCGGTGATCGCACTGCAACGCCGGCTCAAGACCTTTTTCGATCCATCAGGGCTGCTCAACCCCGAGAAAATGTTTCCCGGGCCCGATTGTTTCTAG
- a CDS encoding SCP2 sterol-binding domain-containing protein has product MTAAQFLETDLPNRLKAKPELGKDINAIIHFNITGEGGGTWTVDLTKDSDWVAKGIDGESKMTITVSSDDFVKIIEKKLNAQMAAMQGKLKFKPMDMGLAMKLAKLLA; this is encoded by the coding sequence ATGACGGCGGCGCAATTCCTCGAGACGGACCTCCCCAACCGGCTGAAGGCAAAGCCGGAGTTGGGCAAGGACATCAACGCGATCATCCACTTCAACATCACGGGGGAGGGGGGCGGCACCTGGACGGTGGACCTCACGAAGGACTCGGACTGGGTTGCCAAGGGGATCGATGGTGAGTCGAAGATGACCATCACCGTGAGCAGCGACGACTTCGTGAAGATCATCGAGAAGAAGCTCAACGCGCAGATGGCCGCCATGCAGGGCAAGCTCAAGTTCAAGCCCATGGACATGGGGCTGGCGATGAAGCTGGCCAAGCTGCTGGCGTAA
- a CDS encoding twin-arginine translocase TatA/TatE family subunit, whose product MGLKMSEILLIMGVLLLLFGASRLPQLGSSLGSAIRNFKRGFGGEGESAAEEKKPQNGALASTTTVEQNPSAKTPSHQG is encoded by the coding sequence ATGGGTCTCAAGATGTCGGAAATCCTGCTGATTATGGGCGTGCTGCTGCTCCTGTTCGGAGCGTCGCGGCTGCCACAGCTCGGCTCGTCTCTGGGCAGCGCCATCCGCAACTTCAAGCGCGGCTTCGGGGGCGAGGGAGAGTCCGCCGCCGAGGAGAAGAAGCCGCAGAACGGGGCGCTCGCCAGCACCACCACGGTGGAGCAGAACCCCTCGGCCAAGACGCCCAGCCACCAAGGCTGA
- a CDS encoding ferritin-like domain-containing protein: MAAVREHGLVKPALLEDALVRMSGLVESPAELEPPRRPTVVVDLYRAFKEEGRRLVDITWDQHRLHEARRWSATALVDSVRLEQLTERDRFVVWSAGKAEMTAKPSADRMARLADKECRRWVGQDNVVASIIQALGTWSRYWNEEEAHHETSFTQLAMRAGFEPLSDDAVIEYRKVFPDDDLLRTVTMLAFSESIASVNYGQYMRQVTDPGLKALFKHVGADEVQHMQYFISFAKALVDSGAYPAKEAFAVAHFFLREEGELYGSAREHVEDRGTHINWWDHLENEAGRTAAAPEALDRKRSLILHSLRRITGVACASAEEVEDYWMDLVGC, encoded by the coding sequence ATGGCCGCCGTCCGTGAGCACGGGCTCGTGAAACCCGCATTGCTGGAAGACGCGCTGGTGCGCATGTCGGGGCTGGTGGAGAGCCCCGCGGAGCTGGAGCCGCCCCGGCGGCCCACGGTGGTGGTGGATCTCTACCGGGCCTTCAAGGAGGAGGGCCGGCGCCTGGTGGACATCACCTGGGATCAACACCGGCTGCACGAGGCGCGCCGCTGGAGCGCCACCGCGCTGGTGGACTCCGTCCGCCTGGAGCAGCTCACCGAGAGGGACCGGTTCGTGGTCTGGAGCGCCGGGAAGGCGGAGATGACCGCCAAGCCGAGCGCGGACCGCATGGCGCGGCTGGCCGACAAGGAGTGTCGGCGCTGGGTAGGTCAGGACAACGTGGTGGCCTCCATCATCCAGGCGCTCGGCACCTGGAGCCGCTACTGGAACGAGGAGGAGGCGCACCACGAGACCAGCTTCACGCAGTTGGCCATGCGCGCGGGCTTCGAGCCACTCAGCGATGACGCGGTCATCGAGTACCGCAAGGTGTTCCCGGACGATGACCTGCTGCGCACGGTGACGATGCTGGCGTTCTCCGAGAGCATCGCCTCGGTCAACTATGGCCAGTACATGCGGCAGGTAACCGACCCCGGCCTGAAGGCGTTGTTCAAGCACGTGGGGGCCGATGAAGTGCAGCACATGCAGTACTTCATCTCGTTCGCCAAGGCGCTGGTGGACAGCGGGGCCTACCCCGCCAAGGAAGCCTTCGCCGTGGCGCACTTCTTCCTGCGCGAAGAGGGCGAGCTTTACGGCAGCGCGCGCGAGCACGTGGAGGACCGGGGGACCCACATCAACTGGTGGGATCACCTCGAGAACGAAGCGGGCCGGACGGCCGCGGCGCCCGAGGCGCTGGATCGCAAGCGGTCGCTCATCCTGCACTCGCTCCGGCGCATCACCGGGGTGGCGTGCGCCTCCGCCGAGGAGGTGGAGGACTACTGGATGGACCTGGTCGGGTGTTGA
- a CDS encoding sigma-70 family RNA polymerase sigma factor — MANTAKYAAEGLSHYLRHLGGHHQLTREQEYELARAARKGDESARQTLATSNLAFVVAVAKKFANRGARLDDLIQEGNVGLMKAIEHFDPKKNVRFATYAVWWIRAYITRYLKDNRSQVRGGESERGSMVDFSLDATIDEEGETTFMDRLEDGGPSPSDVYLSREQDQEVHEALVKVRKRIGDLGWDILQERLTQDKPLTLEELGQRWGVSRERVRQVELKTKSFLERYLEAFNQDEENMAADAA, encoded by the coding sequence ATGGCCAACACGGCGAAGTATGCGGCGGAAGGCCTGTCGCATTATCTGCGTCACCTGGGCGGTCACCACCAGCTGACGCGTGAACAGGAATATGAACTGGCCAGGGCGGCCCGCAAAGGGGACGAGTCCGCCCGGCAGACGCTCGCCACCTCCAACCTGGCCTTCGTGGTGGCGGTGGCGAAGAAGTTCGCCAACCGGGGTGCCCGGCTGGATGACCTTATCCAGGAGGGCAACGTCGGCCTGATGAAGGCGATCGAGCACTTCGATCCCAAGAAGAACGTGCGGTTCGCCACCTATGCGGTGTGGTGGATTCGCGCCTACATCACCCGCTATCTGAAGGACAACCGCAGCCAGGTGCGCGGCGGTGAGTCCGAGCGGGGCAGCATGGTGGACTTCTCGCTGGACGCCACGATCGATGAAGAGGGGGAGACCACCTTCATGGATCGGCTGGAGGATGGGGGCCCGTCTCCGTCCGACGTGTACCTGTCCCGCGAGCAGGATCAGGAAGTGCATGAGGCCTTGGTCAAGGTGCGCAAGCGCATCGGTGATCTCGGCTGGGACATCCTCCAGGAGCGGCTGACGCAGGATAAGCCGTTGACCCTGGAAGAGCTGGGCCAGCGGTGGGGAGTTTCCCGGGAACGGGTGCGTCAGGTGGAGCTCAAGACGAAGAGCTTCCTGGAGCGCTACCTCGAGGCCTTCAACCAGGATGAGGAGAACATGGCGGCCGACGCGGCCTGA
- a CDS encoding CaiB/BaiF CoA transferase family protein: protein MDTLPLSGLKVLDLSRLLPGPYATLVLADLGATVDKVEEPQGGDYIRQMPPFREGESALFYGLNRNKRSLTLDLKSPEGREALKRLVRGYDVLVESFRPGVMDKLGLGEGVLRAENPRLIYCAISGYGQTGPDRLKAGHDLNYAARAGVLAYGGAAGGAPAFPGVQMGDIGGGSLFALVGILAALHERERTGRGRLVDVSMTDGTLAFLHMHLAARLIQGEQGAPLQRGREALNGGYACYGLYRTQDDRWLAVGALEPKFFSGLCERLGRMDLFADGYDTAEAGARVKAELARLFAEHPLAYWQERFAGTDLCIEPVLEGDEVWKDPQLQARGLFVEANDAQRGRRVTHLLTPLRMGPTPLRPPPELGQHSREILTEAGFSADELLRLKITIPVVSNDSEDVS, encoded by the coding sequence ATGGACACGCTCCCCCTTTCTGGCCTCAAGGTGTTGGATCTCTCGCGGCTGTTGCCGGGCCCCTACGCCACGCTCGTCCTCGCGGACCTGGGCGCCACCGTGGACAAGGTGGAGGAGCCCCAGGGGGGAGACTACATCCGGCAGATGCCCCCCTTTCGCGAGGGCGAGAGCGCGCTGTTCTACGGGCTCAACCGCAACAAGCGCTCGTTGACGCTCGATCTGAAGTCCCCCGAGGGGCGCGAGGCGCTCAAGCGGCTGGTGCGCGGCTACGACGTGCTGGTGGAGAGCTTCCGCCCCGGCGTCATGGACAAGCTGGGCCTGGGCGAGGGTGTGCTCCGGGCGGAGAACCCGCGCCTCATCTATTGCGCCATCTCCGGGTACGGCCAGACGGGGCCGGACCGGCTCAAGGCGGGGCATGATCTCAACTACGCGGCGCGCGCCGGGGTGCTCGCGTACGGCGGGGCCGCGGGCGGGGCGCCGGCCTTTCCGGGCGTGCAGATGGGGGACATCGGCGGCGGGAGCCTCTTCGCGCTGGTGGGCATTCTCGCGGCGCTCCATGAGCGCGAGCGCACCGGGCGCGGGCGCCTCGTCGATGTCTCCATGACGGATGGGACGCTGGCCTTCCTGCACATGCACCTGGCGGCCCGGCTCATCCAGGGCGAGCAAGGCGCGCCGCTCCAGCGCGGGCGCGAGGCGCTCAACGGCGGCTACGCGTGCTACGGCCTCTACCGCACCCAGGATGACCGGTGGCTGGCCGTGGGCGCGCTGGAGCCCAAGTTCTTCTCGGGCCTGTGCGAGCGGCTGGGGCGCATGGACCTCTTCGCGGACGGCTACGACACGGCGGAGGCGGGCGCGCGCGTGAAGGCGGAACTGGCGCGGCTCTTCGCCGAGCACCCCCTGGCCTACTGGCAGGAGCGCTTCGCGGGCACGGACCTGTGCATCGAGCCGGTCCTCGAGGGGGATGAGGTATGGAAGGACCCGCAGCTCCAGGCCCGCGGACTCTTCGTGGAGGCCAATGACGCGCAGCGTGGGCGCAGGGTGACCCACCTGTTGACCCCCTTGCGGATGGGCCCCACGCCGTTGCGGCCCCCGCCGGAGCTCGGCCAGCACTCCCGGGAGATCCTCACCGAGGCCGGTTTCAGCGCGGACGAGCTGCTGCGTCTAAAAATCACTATTCCAGTTGTCTCCAATGATTCCGAAGATGTTTCATAA
- a CDS encoding AMP-binding protein: MSDTLFERLAAADPQRGLHLFEDFGHRGSFLAYRAMPERIAACAEHFRAQGIQPGDRILFPFETSEAVILSFFGLMALGAVPFSVKPYILSTPKGAYRDFLSRLSSRHGVNRILDVPSVRSLELALVRVPLPPAGARLAGARPRVPEEDALAFVQFSSGSTAFPKGVPITWRNLHANLRMIQNQGALCAQDRCVSWLPLYHDMGLVGGMLACMYGHCDSLLTQPMSFLMDPMGWLEFLSEHRGTLAVIPNFAIDYTLKILNGLGAEELRELDLSALRTVYLGSEPINIANLERFTVLLAPQGLRREAIKPCYGMAEVVLMVSCVGEEGWRVVTGPHGQPAISVGYPLSEFEVRLRTEEGRVSGERELGQIELRSGSLAQAYYADERPLRGEEGFYPTGDLGFMQDGELFITGRLNDRIKINGQSYFSSDFEQAVERLAFIRSGRSAVIQAQGRVVVLAEVNGPEVLEDRSVGQRQVAAAILEAMGVTVALEDVLFIRYGQLPKTSSGKLQRRAITEAYEQGHIRVATSRDLRVDLLKHRARRLVLGSVLGARQRGERWLQSWVAWLRQGKDRLVAGVWPRPPS; the protein is encoded by the coding sequence ATGTCCGATACCCTCTTCGAGCGGCTCGCCGCGGCGGATCCCCAGCGGGGCCTGCACCTCTTCGAGGATTTTGGCCACCGCGGCTCGTTCCTCGCCTACCGGGCGATGCCCGAGCGGATCGCCGCCTGCGCGGAGCACTTCCGCGCCCAGGGGATCCAGCCCGGGGACCGGATCCTGTTTCCGTTCGAGACGTCCGAGGCCGTCATCCTCTCCTTCTTCGGACTGATGGCGCTGGGGGCGGTGCCATTTTCGGTGAAGCCCTACATTCTCAGCACGCCCAAGGGCGCCTACCGGGATTTCCTGTCGCGTCTGTCCTCACGCCATGGGGTGAACCGCATCCTGGATGTGCCAAGCGTGCGCTCGCTGGAGTTGGCCCTCGTGCGTGTGCCGCTTCCGCCCGCGGGGGCCCGCCTCGCGGGAGCGCGCCCGCGGGTGCCCGAGGAGGACGCGCTGGCGTTCGTGCAGTTTTCCTCGGGCTCGACGGCCTTTCCGAAGGGGGTGCCCATCACCTGGCGCAACCTCCACGCCAACCTGCGGATGATCCAGAACCAGGGAGCGCTGTGCGCCCAGGATCGGTGCGTGAGCTGGCTGCCGCTGTACCACGACATGGGGTTGGTGGGCGGGATGCTGGCGTGCATGTACGGGCACTGCGACAGCCTCCTCACCCAGCCCATGAGTTTCCTCATGGATCCGATGGGCTGGCTGGAGTTCCTGTCGGAGCACCGCGGCACCCTGGCCGTCATTCCGAACTTCGCGATCGATTACACGCTGAAGATCTTGAACGGACTCGGGGCGGAGGAACTGCGAGAGCTGGATCTGTCGGCGCTGCGGACCGTCTATTTGGGCAGCGAGCCCATCAACATCGCCAACCTGGAGCGCTTCACGGTGCTGCTTGCCCCCCAGGGCTTGCGGCGAGAGGCGATCAAGCCCTGCTACGGCATGGCCGAGGTGGTGCTGATGGTCTCGTGCGTGGGGGAGGAGGGGTGGCGGGTCGTCACGGGCCCTCACGGACAACCGGCCATCTCCGTGGGGTATCCCCTGAGCGAGTTCGAGGTGAGGTTGCGGACCGAAGAAGGCCGCGTCAGCGGGGAGCGCGAGCTGGGCCAGATCGAACTGCGAAGCGGGAGCCTGGCACAGGCGTACTACGCGGACGAGCGCCCCCTGCGCGGCGAGGAGGGTTTCTACCCCACGGGCGATCTGGGCTTCATGCAGGATGGGGAGCTGTTCATCACGGGCCGCCTCAATGACCGGATCAAGATCAACGGCCAGAGCTACTTCTCCAGTGACTTCGAGCAAGCCGTCGAGCGCCTCGCGTTCATCCGGTCCGGCAGATCGGCGGTCATCCAGGCCCAGGGGCGCGTGGTGGTGCTCGCCGAAGTGAACGGCCCGGAGGTGCTGGAGGACAGGTCCGTGGGCCAGCGTCAGGTGGCCGCCGCGATTCTGGAGGCGATGGGCGTCACCGTGGCGTTGGAGGACGTGCTGTTCATCCGCTATGGGCAGCTTCCCAAGACGAGCAGCGGCAAGCTCCAGCGCAGGGCCATCACCGAGGCCTACGAGCAGGGACACATCCGCGTGGCCACCTCCCGGGATCTGCGCGTGGACCTGCTGAAGCATCGGGCTCGGAGGCTCGTCCTGGGCTCGGTGCTCGGGGCGCGGCAGCGTGGGGAGCGGTGGCTCCAGTCCTGGGTCGCGTGGCTGCGCCAGGGGAAGGATCGCCTCGTCGCGGGGGTGTGGCCCCGTCCGCCCTCCTGA
- a CDS encoding AMP-dependent synthetase/ligase — protein sequence MAPPASGAGEQTLVELLLHQAQNPSKVAVSHKVDGRWQEVTWGQVLQQVKELSAGLLAQGVKPGDRVALFANTTLQWVVSDLAISAARAVTVPIYSSNTPDECRYILNHSETTVLLVDNDEKDAKQIGRLSRIRQRLADCPTVRKVVVFEGPATGEREISLAEVLAQGKAEEAAHPSAFEERSRQVAVEDAWGFIYTSGTTGEPKGVILTHGNWAYEARITQALGLMLPQDSVMLFLPLAHVFAQVVKAAWLRMSFRLIFAESVDKLLPNLVETRPSVLPSVPRVFEKVYNNVVANGSSAPGLKGKLFRWAFRLFDEYTEAKLQGREYNSLSFTLARKLVFNKVRGTLSEKLGGNMRLFISGGAPLSRKIAYFFDLLGFKVLEGYGLTETSAPCNVNLPEKIKIGTVGPALPGTEIKIASDGEILVRGPCVMKGYYKNPTATAEALEPDGWFHTGDIGELDADRYLRITDRKKDIIVTAGGKNVAPQNIENTLKTFPLISQSMVYGDQRPFLVVLVTVAEEPARKLLLDKGIQVGSYAELGKRPEIRAAVQEILNKVNADQPPYSTLKKFEIMDADFTQESGELTPTLKVKRKFCSQKYATIIGKLYEGGKGGD from the coding sequence ATGGCCCCCCCGGCCTCCGGGGCGGGAGAGCAGACGCTGGTGGAGCTGCTGCTCCACCAAGCCCAGAATCCGTCCAAGGTCGCTGTTTCGCACAAGGTGGATGGGCGGTGGCAGGAGGTGACGTGGGGCCAGGTCCTTCAGCAGGTCAAGGAGCTGTCCGCCGGGTTGCTGGCGCAGGGGGTGAAGCCGGGAGATCGCGTGGCGCTGTTCGCCAACACCACCTTGCAGTGGGTGGTCAGCGATCTGGCGATCTCCGCCGCGCGGGCCGTCACCGTGCCCATCTACTCCTCCAACACGCCGGACGAGTGCCGGTACATCCTCAACCACTCCGAGACCACCGTCCTGCTCGTCGACAATGACGAGAAGGACGCCAAGCAAATCGGCCGCCTGTCGCGCATCCGCCAGCGGCTCGCGGACTGTCCCACCGTGCGCAAGGTCGTCGTCTTCGAGGGCCCTGCCACGGGGGAGCGGGAGATCTCGCTCGCGGAGGTCCTCGCCCAGGGCAAGGCCGAGGAGGCCGCCCATCCGTCCGCGTTCGAGGAGCGGTCCCGGCAGGTGGCGGTGGAGGATGCCTGGGGCTTCATCTACACCTCGGGCACCACGGGCGAGCCCAAGGGCGTCATCCTCACCCATGGCAACTGGGCATACGAGGCGCGGATCACCCAGGCGCTGGGCCTGATGTTGCCCCAGGACTCGGTGATGCTGTTCCTGCCGTTGGCGCACGTGTTCGCGCAGGTGGTGAAGGCCGCCTGGCTGCGGATGTCCTTCCGGCTCATCTTCGCCGAGTCGGTGGACAAGCTGCTGCCCAACCTGGTGGAGACGCGGCCCTCGGTGCTGCCCTCGGTGCCGCGCGTCTTCGAGAAGGTCTACAACAACGTCGTGGCCAACGGCTCGTCGGCCCCGGGGCTGAAGGGCAAGCTGTTCCGCTGGGCCTTCCGGCTGTTCGACGAGTACACCGAGGCGAAGCTTCAGGGCCGCGAGTACAACTCGCTGTCGTTCACGCTGGCGCGCAAGCTGGTGTTCAACAAGGTCCGTGGCACGCTCAGTGAGAAGCTGGGCGGCAACATGCGCCTGTTCATCTCCGGTGGCGCGCCGCTGTCGCGGAAGATCGCCTACTTCTTCGATCTGCTCGGCTTCAAGGTCCTGGAGGGCTACGGCCTCACCGAGACGTCGGCGCCCTGCAACGTCAACCTCCCGGAGAAGATCAAGATCGGCACCGTGGGGCCGGCCCTGCCCGGCACCGAGATCAAGATCGCCTCGGACGGCGAGATCCTCGTGCGCGGCCCGTGCGTGATGAAGGGGTACTACAAGAACCCCACCGCCACCGCCGAGGCGCTGGAGCCGGATGGCTGGTTCCACACCGGGGACATCGGCGAGCTGGACGCGGACCGGTACCTGCGCATCACCGATCGCAAGAAGGACATCATCGTCACCGCGGGCGGCAAGAACGTCGCGCCCCAGAACATCGAGAACACGCTGAAGACGTTCCCGCTCATCAGCCAGTCGATGGTCTATGGCGATCAGCGCCCGTTCCTCGTGGTGCTCGTCACCGTGGCGGAGGAGCCCGCGCGCAAGCTGCTGCTGGACAAGGGCATCCAGGTGGGCTCCTACGCGGAGCTGGGCAAGCGCCCGGAGATCCGCGCCGCGGTCCAGGAGATCCTCAACAAGGTCAACGCGGACCAGCCGCCCTACAGCACCCTCAAGAAGTTCGAGATCATGGACGCGGACTTCACCCAGGAGAGCGGCGAGTTGACGCCGACGCTCAAGGTAAAGCGCAAGTTCTGCAGCCAGAAGTACGCCACCATCATCGGCAAGCTGTACGAGGGGGGCAAAGGCGGCGACTGA
- a CDS encoding response regulator, with amino-acid sequence MVDDDPDILEALSEILEAEGFEIRRARNGKEALDRLEPDPPQLILLDLMMPVMDGWEFAQRMRQRPPAISSIPLIVLSADRNVGSKAVDIGAVGHLAKPFELNDLLDMVRRALDPASKAISSHLPRA; translated from the coding sequence GTGGTGGATGACGATCCGGACATCCTGGAGGCCCTCTCGGAGATTCTCGAGGCCGAGGGGTTCGAGATCCGCCGGGCTCGCAATGGCAAGGAGGCGTTGGATCGCCTGGAGCCCGACCCGCCTCAGCTCATCCTGCTGGACCTGATGATGCCGGTGATGGATGGGTGGGAGTTCGCCCAGCGCATGCGCCAGCGTCCGCCCGCCATCTCCAGCATCCCGCTCATCGTGCTGAGCGCGGACCGCAACGTGGGCTCCAAGGCCGTGGACATCGGCGCCGTCGGACACCTGGCCAAGCCCTTCGAGCTCAATGATCTGCTCGACATGGTCCGCCGCGCGCTCGATCCGGCCTCCAAGGCGATCTCCTCCCACCTTCCTCGTGCTTGA